The genomic stretch CCGTATCCAAGAGCGGTGAACGCATCCAGCTGAGCAAGAAGGAAGCCATGCTGCTCAAGCTCCTGATAGAAAATAAAAACGAAGTGGTGCCCCGGGAAAAGATCCTCCAGACCGTCTGGGGCTATAACGTATACCCCACTACCCGGACCATTGATAATTTTATCCTCAACTTCCGGAAGTACTTTGAGGAAGACAGCAGGAACCCCCAGTATTTTCATTCCGTCCGGGGTGTTGGCTATAAATACACAGAATAGCCGGTCCGGGATCAGACCGCCGGAAATTTCAGTTGCAGCAATATGGTCTCCGCCTCTTTCAGCAGCGCACCCGCCTCTCTTCGCTCACCGGCCGGTGCATAGGCTGCCCATTCGCATTCCTGTAATACAGCAATAAAACCCGCCACCTGTTCGGGGGCAGCGCCCTTTGCAGCCAGCCGGTGCTGAAGCTGCTGCTTATTCAGGGAAGAAGGTGGTATTTCCAGGTAAATGGCGGCAAATTCCCAGAAGGCCTGTTCCAGCGCCTGGTAAAACCGGAAATGGTCTTCCTGTTCCAGCGCCCTGACAGCAGGCAGCAAAAGCTCATGCACAGCGGGCAGGGCAGGCTCATCTCCGGCAACAGTGGCTGGCAGCTGTTGCGCCTGCAGTTGCAGCCGCCTGGTCCTTTGCAGCTGGAGCAGCTGGTAGAGCACCCAGCAGACGATCAGGGCTACCAGGGTCCCGAAAAAATAATAGTGACGGGGCATACTACCGCCGGCCTGGTCCTCATTGATCCCTTTTTTCCTGCTGTCCAGCTCTTCTCTGGTAATTCCTGGCGTTACCCTGATGGTCAGTGGCTGGCTGCTGGCAATATGGTATTGGGCGGTCTCCGGGTCAAAATAAGGTAAGTGTATGGCCGGAATGGTATACAGTCCGGTATCCGGCGCTGCAAAAGAATATTCAAATGTCTTGGTACCCTGCAAGGGGAACTGGTATTTATTGACCAGCTCCCGCACCACGGGATCAGCCGTATCCACCCCTGCCGGCCAGGCCACTTCAGGAGGCGTCAGCAGGGAAAAATTACCGCTGCCCCTGATCACCACCTGGATCTTTACCAGCTCACCGGCACGGATAGGCTTAACCGGTGCAAATACCTCAACACCGAAACGGCCCACAGCCCCTGCAAAATGTTCCGGCTGACCGTTTTCAGGCAAGGGCTTCACAGTAATGGTCAGGGGCGCAGAATGTAACGTTAACTTGTAGTCGTAAGGAGCAGGATAGTCCCCATCTGTCCGTACAAAATGCACCACGCTTTCCACTTCTGCTTCATCCAGGGTGAATACGCCTTCCTGCAAGGGGAAGAGATGGACCTTACGGATAAGATCAGTATAATAAAGCTGCCCGTTCACCCGCTCTATGGTTTGCTTGTCCTCATAATCATCCACCATTTCCAGTACGCTGAAACCCGCCAGGGATGGCCTTCTCACCACCTGGGAAGCACTGTTGACCCGGGTATAGGCCTTGAATACCACCATCAGCGGTTCGCCCACATAACAGCTCTTCTTGCTGGCTTCACCACCCAGGAAAAGATTACCACGCAACTTCCCCTCCGCCGTTTCTCCACGCCGTAGTATGGAGTTGGCGTTTATGTCAATCTCTTCGCTGCGCTGGTCCGGCATAAAGGCGGACAGCAGCAGGAAGAACAGTACTATTATATTGCTACGTTGTATTATAGACACAAATATAACCCTCCTCCGGAATCCCTTTTCACCGTTCACGGAAATCCTTAATTCCTTATCTTTCAGGGATCATGCACATTATTATTATCTCGGAAGATGCTTCCGCCACCAGCAGCCTTCGCGCCCTGGTAAAGAAAACCATCCCTGAAATAACGGAAGTAAGGGTAACTACGGACTTCAGCAAAGTGTCGGACCTGATACGCTCCTTCAAACCATCCATCCTGTTCATTGATGCCGCCATCATTCCCAGGGCAGGTTATGATATGTTCAAAAAATTACCGGAAGATATCAGGGCCCGGCTGGTCATTTTCACCCAGCCTGATGAGCAGGTCGTCAATGCTATCCGGTTCAGCATGGTGGAATTTATTACCCAACCTTTCATCGGTGAAGCATTGCGCGCCAGCTTTGACAGACTGACGGCGCAGCCCGCCAATATGCCGGCGGCACAAACCATGTACAGCAACCTGCTGCGTAATGTTACGGCAAAAAATACCAGTGATCTCCGGCTGACCCTCACTTCCGGCGAGGGTACTTTCTTTTATCATATTGATGATATCATCCGTCTGGAAAGCGATCCGCCTTTCACCTGGTTCTATTTCACCAACCGCAAGCCCCTGCCCATCCCGCAAGCCCTCAAGGTCTTTGAAGAACTGCTGATCCAGCAGGGCTTTCTGCCGGTGCATAAATCCTACCTCATCAACAAAACGCATGTG from Candidatus Pseudobacter hemicellulosilyticus encodes the following:
- a CDS encoding BatD family protein; amino-acid sequence: MSIIQRSNIIVLFFLLLSAFMPDQRSEEIDINANSILRRGETAEGKLRGNLFLGGEASKKSCYVGEPLMVVFKAYTRVNSASQVVRRPSLAGFSVLEMVDDYEDKQTIERVNGQLYYTDLIRKVHLFPLQEGVFTLDEAEVESVVHFVRTDGDYPAPYDYKLTLHSAPLTITVKPLPENGQPEHFAGAVGRFGVEVFAPVKPIRAGELVKIQVVIRGSGNFSLLTPPEVAWPAGVDTADPVVRELVNKYQFPLQGTKTFEYSFAAPDTGLYTIPAIHLPYFDPETAQYHIASSQPLTIRVTPGITREELDSRKKGINEDQAGGSMPRHYYFFGTLVALIVCWVLYQLLQLQRTRRLQLQAQQLPATVAGDEPALPAVHELLLPAVRALEQEDHFRFYQALEQAFWEFAAIYLEIPPSSLNKQQLQHRLAAKGAAPEQVAGFIAVLQECEWAAYAPAGERREAGALLKEAETILLQLKFPAV
- a CDS encoding LytTR family DNA-binding domain-containing protein codes for the protein MHIIIISEDASATSSLRALVKKTIPEITEVRVTTDFSKVSDLIRSFKPSILFIDAAIIPRAGYDMFKKLPEDIRARLVIFTQPDEQVVNAIRFSMVEFITQPFIGEALRASFDRLTAQPANMPAAQTMYSNLLRNVTAKNTSDLRLTLTSGEGTFFYHIDDIIRLESDPPFTWFYFTNRKPLPIPQALKVFEELLIQQGFLPVHKSYLINKTHVLEFTAHGTITLSDRTQVEISRRRKEEMLKALESR